A region of Leptospira selangorensis DNA encodes the following proteins:
- a CDS encoding GIY-YIG nuclease family protein yields MTKEKLEFYKYEIRFKKRITKISSLEKKQALKFFEEPLNTTGVYKIYILRKNNRILYVGQTKRQLRSRLNYGLAAEGKNGYHGYKWKTEEVAEIIVFYFMDRKYDQELIETIEGEIVYLVRKKTGHWPIFQNEIHFHNVKDKSAFQIANEIYSIVS; encoded by the coding sequence TATAAATATGAAATCAGATTTAAGAAAAGAATAACGAAAATTTCCTCTTTAGAAAAGAAACAAGCTTTAAAGTTTTTTGAAGAGCCTCTAAATACAACTGGAGTCTATAAGATCTATATTCTACGTAAAAATAATCGTATTCTTTACGTTGGGCAAACTAAAAGACAACTTCGCAGTCGTTTGAACTATGGCTTAGCAGCTGAAGGGAAAAATGGGTATCATGGATATAAATGGAAAACTGAAGAAGTCGCCGAGATTATTGTTTTTTATTTTATGGATCGCAAATATGATCAGGAATTAATTGAAACTATAGAAGGTGAAATAGTTTATCTTGTTAGAAAAAAGACAGGTCATTGGCCAATTTTTCAAAATGAAATTCATTTTCACAACGTTAAAGATAAAAGTGCATTTCAAATTGCAAATGAAATCTATTCCATTGTTTCTTAA
- a CDS encoding DUF4145 domain-containing protein: MKDTDTAEKPETEGVEVFSHFNTKFRYELSFIPDVCPSCHHKIRPEFISLFTNDNYPELYAFFKCTDRKCCSAIVAEYEKIRNSFGRPGFAKTAFIYYSYIKTRPVKPSTITFSEEINKVSPKFVEIYNQANVSESISLLEISGIAYRKSLEFLIKDYLINALKKDEESIKKKNLGKCISEDITDENIKATAQRAVWLGNDEAHYYRIWQNQDISDLKILIRITANWIESHLLTAKYKTEMNP, encoded by the coding sequence ATGAAAGATACCGATACAGCAGAAAAGCCGGAGACAGAAGGCGTTGAAGTTTTTTCGCATTTCAACACAAAATTCAGATATGAACTTTCATTTATCCCCGATGTTTGTCCTTCTTGTCATCATAAGATTCGTCCCGAATTTATAAGCTTGTTTACAAACGATAATTACCCGGAACTTTATGCATTTTTTAAATGTACGGATAGAAAATGTTGCTCCGCCATCGTTGCTGAATATGAGAAAATAAGAAATAGTTTTGGTCGCCCTGGCTTTGCTAAGACTGCTTTTATATACTATTCATATATTAAAACTCGCCCAGTAAAGCCGAGTACAATTACTTTTAGTGAAGAAATTAATAAGGTTTCTCCGAAATTTGTAGAAATTTACAATCAGGCGAATGTAAGTGAATCAATTTCATTACTTGAAATATCAGGTATAGCATATAGGAAATCATTAGAATTTCTTATTAAGGATTACTTAATAAATGCGCTAAAGAAAGATGAAGAATCAATTAAGAAAAAAAATCTGGGAAAATGTATTTCAGAAGATATTACTGATGAGAATATAAAAGCAACAGCCCAAAGGGCTGTATGGTTAGGGAATGACGAGGCCCATTATTACCGGATTTGGCAAAATCAAGACATTAGCGATTTAAAGATTCTAATAAGGATAACAGCAAACTGGATTGAATCGCATTTA